Proteins from a single region of Pseudomonas quebecensis:
- a CDS encoding iron-sulfur-binding ferredoxin reductase, translated as MPELHVGERHWSVPTGSNLLDALNQAGVTVPYSCRAGSCHACLVRCHGEVDDQQPDALSPVQRQDGWRLACQCRLRGDVRVETFDPLRDGSPAQVVGADWLTSAVLRLRLQPQRTLRYRAGQHLVLWAGEVARPYSLASLPQEDAFLEFHLDCRQPGQFSDIARRLQVGDRLCLGELRGGALHYDPDWQTRPLWLLASGTGLGPLWGVMREALRQDHHGAIRLIHLAHDAEGHYLAEPLAVLAAHHPQLTVELWTAAELTQALAQLRLVSRQTLALLCGHPASVEAFSKRLFLAGLPRNQLLADVFVPHG; from the coding sequence GTTGGATGCCTTGAATCAGGCCGGTGTGACCGTGCCCTACAGCTGCAGGGCGGGCAGTTGCCATGCATGCCTGGTGCGTTGCCACGGCGAGGTTGACGATCAGCAGCCCGATGCCCTCAGCCCGGTGCAACGCCAGGATGGCTGGCGGCTGGCTTGCCAGTGCCGGTTGCGCGGGGACGTGCGGGTCGAGACGTTCGATCCGCTGCGCGATGGCTCGCCTGCCCAGGTGGTGGGAGCCGATTGGCTGACGTCGGCGGTGCTGCGTTTGCGCCTGCAACCCCAGCGCACTCTGCGTTATCGCGCCGGGCAGCACCTGGTGCTGTGGGCCGGGGAGGTGGCACGCCCTTATTCCCTGGCGAGCCTGCCGCAGGAGGACGCGTTCCTGGAGTTTCATCTCGATTGCCGCCAGCCCGGTCAATTCAGCGATATCGCCCGGCGGTTGCAGGTCGGGGATCGCCTGTGCCTCGGCGAATTGCGCGGTGGCGCGTTGCACTATGATCCTGACTGGCAAACCCGACCGCTGTGGCTGCTGGCCTCGGGCACCGGTCTAGGCCCCTTATGGGGCGTGATGCGCGAGGCGCTGCGTCAGGATCACCACGGCGCCATACGCCTGATTCATCTGGCCCATGACGCTGAAGGCCATTATCTGGCTGAACCGCTGGCGGTGCTGGCCGCCCATCACCCGCAGCTGACCGTGGAGCTGTGGACTGCGGCTGAGTTGACCCAGGCATTGGCGCAACTGCGGCTTGTTTCCCGACAAACCCTGGCCTTACTCTGCGGGCATCCGGCCAGTGTCGAGGCATTCTCCAAGCGCCTGTTCCTGGCCGGACTGCCGCGCAATCAACTGCTGGCGGATGTGTTTGTGCCCCATGGTTGA
- a CDS encoding enoyl-CoA hydratase-related protein, giving the protein MTDAILQHREARVLTLQLNRPDKKNALTRAMYSHLAQALEQADADPNIHAVLIQGSSECFTAGNDIGDFLQQPPSDLDSPPFHFMKSLLNCRKPVIAAVAGVAVGIGTTLLLHCDLVYVSRDARLRMPFVNLGLCPEFGSSLILPRLLGHAKAAELLLLGEGFTGEQAAAWGIATEALGSGEATLAKARQVAERFDALAPGAVQVTKQLMKSVDREQLRQVIEEEGALFTQRLRSPEAIAALSAFIARR; this is encoded by the coding sequence ATGACCGACGCCATCCTCCAGCACCGCGAAGCCAGGGTGCTGACCCTGCAACTCAATCGCCCGGACAAGAAGAACGCGTTGACGCGCGCCATGTACAGCCACTTGGCCCAGGCGTTGGAGCAGGCCGATGCGGACCCAAACATCCATGCGGTGCTGATCCAGGGCAGCAGCGAGTGTTTTACCGCCGGCAACGACATCGGCGACTTTCTCCAACAGCCACCCAGTGACCTCGACAGTCCGCCGTTTCACTTTATGAAAAGCCTGCTCAACTGCCGCAAACCGGTGATCGCCGCCGTGGCCGGCGTGGCAGTGGGCATCGGTACAACCCTGCTGTTGCACTGCGATCTGGTGTACGTCAGTCGTGATGCGCGACTGCGCATGCCATTTGTCAATCTTGGGTTGTGCCCGGAGTTCGGCTCCAGCCTGATCCTGCCACGTTTGCTGGGGCACGCCAAAGCCGCCGAATTACTTCTGTTGGGCGAAGGGTTTACCGGCGAACAGGCGGCTGCATGGGGCATCGCTACTGAAGCGTTGGGCAGTGGTGAGGCGACGTTGGCCAAAGCCAGGCAAGTCGCTGAGCGTTTTGACGCGTTGGCGCCGGGTGCGGTGCAGGTCACCAAGCAACTGATGAAGAGCGTGGATCGCGAGCAGTTGCGCCAGGTAATAGAGGAGGAGGGCGCGCTGTTTACCCAGCGGCTGAGGTCGCCGGAGGCAATCGCCGCATTGTCGGCGTTCATTGCTCGGCGCTGA